A genome region from Candidatus Zixiibacteriota bacterium includes the following:
- a CDS encoding DUF2723 domain-containing protein, which yields MKKYAGLIPGLIALIVYYTTTCRSIWIGDSGEFSLALKTLGICHPPGYPLFTILGKSFLIFTSFLRPMYAANLFNTLIAAAVATTIYYLFRRYLNQWPAMILSLIWAFTPLFWSETAGVEIYTFNMLLIALIFLAIESNHKRRWLIIVYLFGLAMTNHPSALAILPVLIYLFIKEKIYKRWNIYPYLICILIITGSIYLYLLVRSSCDPLSNWGNPSNIKALIHHMTLSQYSGWLGYSWDNILISIKLFFISIIKSWWWIGLVMSVIGTIIGLIKSRTQTIGVLLMLAALLFLSSSLLEVNYEPYNIPALFAALLLMSNVFVWLESFSLSSLVRYSIYSACSIACLILLVINYNTQNKSDYTLYEDYSKYILDSAESGILFTAGDINSFGTLYLRYVEGYRKQVKVYDRSIRLSALLNDASQLTGIKYTDYYNARLAIINNAAENKYLVKNHYAYEPEWLNISEPFYSYGILYSINNKQANSPNISKYPIDYKPGDVLSRQLLVNLDLARGEKCLTEEPYDTTAAFAAFNLALNRLENEPRAVVLNNLGIYFRSGGYLELAHRTYIKALEKPIITASTRQDITFNISNLYKDRGNNHLASKDYHNAIGSYIRALNYDPDNTDLMLNIGLIFSQILNDTANACIYLEKYLDIKPSDTKVRNFLDKIK from the coding sequence ATGAAAAAATATGCCGGCCTTATACCCGGACTAATAGCGCTGATAGTATATTATACAACTACCTGCCGTTCTATCTGGATTGGCGATTCGGGGGAATTTTCACTGGCTTTGAAAACTCTCGGTATTTGTCATCCTCCCGGCTATCCATTGTTTACGATACTTGGCAAATCATTCTTAATATTCACATCATTTTTACGTCCAATGTATGCCGCCAATCTGTTTAATACGCTGATTGCAGCGGCGGTTGCAACAACAATATACTACCTTTTTAGACGTTATCTAAATCAATGGCCAGCGATGATATTGAGCCTGATATGGGCATTTACTCCGCTGTTTTGGTCTGAAACTGCCGGGGTTGAGATTTATACTTTCAATATGCTGTTAATTGCTTTAATCTTTCTGGCAATTGAAAGCAATCATAAAAGAAGATGGCTTATAATAGTCTATTTATTCGGTTTGGCAATGACTAATCATCCCTCCGCTTTGGCGATTTTACCGGTATTAATCTACCTTTTTATAAAAGAAAAAATATATAAGCGATGGAATATATACCCTTATTTAATTTGCATACTCATTATTACCGGCAGTATCTATTTGTACTTGCTGGTTCGCTCATCATGCGATCCGCTTTCCAACTGGGGAAATCCGAGTAATATTAAAGCGTTGATTCATCATATGACCTTAAGCCAATACAGCGGCTGGTTGGGATACTCATGGGATAATATTTTAATTAGTATAAAGCTGTTTTTCATTTCGATTATTAAATCATGGTGGTGGATCGGGCTGGTAATGTCGGTAATCGGAACAATTATCGGCCTAATAAAAAGCAGAACTCAAACCATCGGTGTCTTGTTAATGCTGGCGGCGCTATTGTTTTTATCGTCATCACTTCTGGAGGTCAATTATGAGCCGTATAATATTCCTGCATTATTTGCTGCTTTGCTGTTGATGAGCAATGTTTTCGTCTGGCTTGAAAGCTTTTCTTTGTCGTCGCTTGTGCGGTATAGCATATACTCAGCATGTTCAATTGCTTGTTTGATACTGCTTGTTATTAATTACAATACGCAGAACAAATCTGATTATACTCTTTATGAGGATTACTCCAAATATATTCTCGATAGCGCCGAAAGCGGTATCTTGTTTACAGCCGGCGATATTAATTCTTTTGGTACGCTTTACTTGCGTTATGTTGAGGGCTATAGGAAGCAGGTAAAGGTATATGATCGTTCTATAAGGCTCAGCGCTCTTTTAAATGATGCTTCGCAGTTAACCGGCATTAAGTATACTGATTATTACAATGCCAGGTTAGCCATAATAAATAACGCCGCTGAAAACAAGTATCTGGTTAAAAACCATTATGCTTATGAACCAGAGTGGCTGAATATTTCCGAACCATTTTATTCTTATGGGATTTTATATTCCATAAACAACAAGCAGGCTAATTCTCCAAATATTTCAAAATATCCGATTGATTATAAACCGGGGGATGTTTTATCGCGCCAATTGCTTGTTAATCTCGATCTTGCCCGAGGTGAGAAATGTTTAACCGAAGAACCATACGACACGACTGCCGCTTTTGCCGCCTTTAACCTGGCTCTTAACCGCCTGGAAAATGAACCGAGGGCAGTGGTTTTAAACAACCTCGGCATTTATTTCCGAAGCGGCGGTTATCTGGAATTGGCTCATAGAACATATATAAAAGCGCTTGAGAAACCGATAATTACAGCTTCCACACGGCAGGATATAACTTTTAATATCTCAAATCTCTATAAGGATAGAGGCAATAACCATCTTGCTTCGAAAGACTATCATAACGCTATTGGCAGCTATATAAGGGCATTGAATTATGACCCTGATAATACTGACTTGATGCTTAACATCGGTCTGATTTTTAGTCAAATACTAAATGATACTGCTAATGCCTGTATCTATCTGGAAAAGTATCTTGATATAAAACCATCTGATACAAAAGTTCGCAACTTCTTAGATAAAATAAAATAA